The DNA region GCCGGAATATTCCGGCTGTTTCCTTCTACGAGCATAAAAATACCACCGGGGATTGCTCCCTGGTGGTTGATAGATGATTAAGCTACTGATTAGAGCAAACAGCGATTGCACTCATTATCCATTGACCTTCATCATAAATCTTCTGCACACACTTCTTGGCAGCAGCCGTGCAGCGATGCTCACCGTGTGAGTTGGCCAGCCACAATAGCGAAGAGTTTTTCCCTTCTGTGCAGCACGGAAACCTGCCTCTGCAACAGCCGCTGCGCTGGCAGGCTTAAACATGGAGAACATATGGGAGTTTTTCATCTGTGCGGCCTGTTCAAATCCCGTGGCAGTTGGGCCGGGGCAAAGCGCAGTCACTGTAACGCCCGTACTGCGCACCTCCTCGGCAACGGCTTCGCTGAAGCTGCGTACAAATTCCTTAGAGGCATAGTATAGGCACATCCTCGGCCCGGCACTGAATGCTGCGACCGAAGATAGATTCAGCACACTGCCATGTCTGCGCTCCACCATACCGGGCAGAAAATACCGCGTAAGCTGCACCAGCGTCATGATGTTGACTTGCAGGAGATCGGTCTGCCGCTGGGCGTCCACCTCCCAGAAGTTGCCGAAGTCACCGAACCCGGCGTTGTTGACCAGTGCATCAATGGTGATATTCTTCTCTAAGGTGTAATTGAATACTTCATAGGCGGCGTCTGGCTGAGACAAGTCCTGCGCCAGCACCCATACATGACAGTCATACTGCGTCTCCAGCTCGCTTTTCAGCTTATAGAGCTTCCCCTCGCTGCGGGCAACTACAACAAGATCAAAACCCTCTCTTGCGTATATTCTGGCAAACTCCAAACCCAGTCCGCCGGATGCGCCGGTGATAAGTACTGTTTTTCTCATATTAGCCACCTCACAATTCGATGATGTGCGGCTGCACATCGGGGTCGTGGTTGGCAAGAGACTCTACGCAGTTTGCGTTTAGGCTTTGCTCTCGTATCCATTCCAGTGACTTTTTCTGTGCCGCCTTGTCATCTGCAATGCCGGATGTGATCAGCTGCTCCCACGATTTTCGGGCGTAACCGCCATCGGCGTAGAAGTAGTATGAACCGCCCGTCAGAACCAGTAATCTTTAGCGCACATAGCCCTTTGGAATGACCAGGGATATTGACCATAACGAGGCTTTCATCCCCAAATACATCGTAGGATTTTCCCGCAAGGCCTTCCGTACCGTTCCAGTCGAAGGTCTGCATTTTCGTGCTGCGCCACCAATCCGCATTGTAGCGGATGCGGTTGACGGGCGTTTTGTTCTCCGCAAAAAGCAGCTCGTCTTTCGACACAAGGATCTGCTTTGCGTCGGCCACCAGATTCAGACCGTTGGTGTGGTCGCAATCCAGATGGGACAGCAGCACCAAATCCAAGTCGGCAGGATGAATGCCCAGCGCCGCCAACTGCTCGTCGATGGCTAAGCCTTTTTCAATTCGTCCTTGATTTGTTACATACAGCGGCAGCGAACCGAGGGACTTGATCTGCGCTTTTTTATCAAACACACCATCGGGGCTCATATTCCGATGCCATCCGCAGTCAAAGATTATCTTCCCGTGGCTGCACTCAATAAGATAGGCTGACACAGGCAGCCACAACCGTTCCGATTTCTTTGCAAACGCGCCGGATGCCTTGATCGTGCTGCAATGCTCGCCGCCAAAGGGCAGATCCGGTGCTACGCATGCCTCGCCGGTGTGGAACACATGAATTTTGATCTCTGCCATCATACATCTCTCCTTGTCTCTGATTTGATTCCATCATACAAGAGACAGCGGATAGATGGAACGACACATTTTCAAAAAGTGTCCGGGCTTGGACGCAAAAAAGCTGCGGCACTGCCGCAGCTTTTTTAGATGATCTGTTCTACGGAGGAGAGCATCTGCACACTGATGTCCGCCAGCTTTTGCGTGTCCACCTCATCAGGATGC from Vescimonas fastidiosa includes:
- a CDS encoding SDR family NAD(P)-dependent oxidoreductase, whose product is MRKTVLITGASGGLGLEFARIYAREGFDLVVVARSEGKLYKLKSELETQYDCHVWVLAQDLSQPDAAYEVFNYTLEKNITIDALVNNAGFGDFGNFWEVDAQRQTDLLQVNIMTLVQLTRYFLPGMVERRHGSVLNLSSVAAFSAGPRMCLYYASKEFVRSFSEAVAEEVRSTGVTVTALCPGPTATGFEQAAQMKNSHMFSMFKPASAAAVAEAGFRAAQKGKTLRYCGWPTHTVSIAARLLPRSVCRRFMMKVNG
- a CDS encoding MBL fold metallo-hydrolase, whose amino-acid sequence is MMAEIKIHVFHTGEACVAPDLPFGGEHCSTIKASGAFAKKSERLWLPVSAYLIECSHGKIIFDCGWHRNMSPDGVFDKKAQIKSLGSLPLYVTNQGRIEKGLAIDEQLAALGIHPADLDLVLLSHLDCDHTNGLNLVADAKQILVSKDELLFAENKTPVNRIRYNADWWRSTKMQTFDWNGTEGLAGKSYDVFGDESLVMVNIPGHSKGLCALKITGSDGRFILLLRRWRLRPKIVGAADHIRHCR